In one Pseudomonas sp. MM211 genomic region, the following are encoded:
- the amn gene encoding AMP nucleosidase, with protein sequence MSLSTDDAFIVVHSAEEAVDRLAVLHQRATEGLSQALKRYLKDRVRPDAEERELFRYPELRLTYDCQGEVPTTVRAYAKVQVPGTYSVTITHPAAFRKYLLEQLQPLMADFTLTVEVGVSQQYIPYPYVVEQGDELAGSGVTAAELARVFPSTDLSAATDGTADGLYDWENTDPLPLALFDAARVDFSLRRLVHYTGSDWRHVQPWILLTNYHRYVDQFIRNGLDMLNGESRFERMVLPGNVVIERGMPEGEMQAIIETVVWHRYQMPAYHLQAADGDGITLVNIGVDPSNAKNITDHLAVLRPHCWLMIGHCGGLRQSQTIGDYVLAHAYMRRDGILDRVLPPHIPLPALAEVQQALQDAAAQVTGERGDDLKRRLRTGTVLTYDDRNWELRWAQERPLINLSRAVAVDMESGTIAAQGYRLRVPYGTLLCVSDKPLHSEIKLPGAAGAFYERAVTQHLHIGIAALDLLRGQLNSLHSRKLRSFDEPPFR encoded by the coding sequence ATGTCCCTTTCTACAGACGACGCTTTTATCGTCGTCCACTCTGCCGAAGAAGCCGTCGATCGTCTGGCGGTGCTGCACCAGCGCGCCACCGAGGGCCTGAGCCAGGCGCTCAAGCGCTACCTGAAAGACCGTGTCCGTCCGGATGCCGAAGAGCGTGAGCTGTTTCGCTACCCCGAATTGCGTCTGACCTACGACTGCCAGGGCGAAGTGCCGACCACCGTGCGTGCCTACGCCAAGGTGCAGGTGCCCGGCACCTACAGCGTCACCATCACCCACCCGGCGGCGTTTCGTAAGTACCTGCTCGAGCAATTGCAGCCGCTGATGGCCGACTTCACCCTGACCGTCGAGGTCGGCGTCAGCCAGCAGTACATTCCTTACCCGTACGTGGTGGAGCAGGGCGATGAGCTGGCCGGCTCCGGTGTGACCGCGGCAGAGCTGGCGCGAGTATTCCCCAGCACCGACCTGTCGGCCGCCACCGATGGCACCGCCGATGGCCTGTACGACTGGGAAAATACCGACCCGCTGCCGCTGGCGCTGTTCGACGCCGCCCGGGTGGACTTCTCCCTGCGTCGCCTGGTGCATTACACCGGCAGCGACTGGCGCCATGTGCAGCCATGGATTCTGTTGACCAACTATCACCGCTACGTCGACCAGTTCATTCGCAACGGTCTGGACATGCTCAACGGCGAGTCGCGCTTCGAGCGCATGGTGCTGCCGGGCAATGTGGTGATCGAGCGCGGCATGCCCGAAGGCGAGATGCAGGCGATCATCGAGACCGTGGTCTGGCACCGCTACCAGATGCCGGCCTACCACCTGCAGGCCGCCGATGGTGATGGCATTACCCTGGTCAACATCGGCGTCGATCCGTCCAACGCCAAGAACATCACCGACCACCTTGCCGTGTTGCGCCCGCATTGCTGGCTGATGATCGGCCACTGCGGCGGCCTGCGTCAGTCGCAGACCATCGGTGACTACGTGCTGGCCCACGCCTACATGCGTCGCGACGGCATTCTCGACCGGGTGTTGCCACCGCACATTCCGCTGCCGGCCCTGGCCGAGGTGCAGCAGGCGCTGCAGGATGCCGCTGCGCAGGTGACTGGCGAGCGGGGGGACGATCTCAAGCGTCGGCTGCGCACCGGCACCGTGCTGACCTACGACGACCGCAACTGGGAGCTGCGCTGGGCCCAGGAGCGGCCGCTGATCAACCTGTCACGGGCCGTGGCGGTGGACATGGAAAGCGGCACCATCGCAGCGCAAGGCTATCGCCTGCGCGTACCGTACGGCACCTTGCTGTGCGTGTCGGACAAACCGCTGCACAGCGAGATCAAGCTGCCGGGCGCGGCGGGTGCCTTCTACGAGCGGGCGGTGACCCAGCATCTGCACATCGGTATCGCCGCCCTGGATCTGCTGCGCGGCCAGCTCAACTCGCTGCACTCGCGCAAGCTGCGCAGCTTCGACGAGCCGCCGTTCCGTTGA
- a CDS encoding Lrp/AsnC family transcriptional regulator, translating into MDKFDRALLALLQQDCTQPLGEIAERVGLSNTACWRRIQKLEESGVIGARVALLDPRKIGVAVTVFAFVRTNQHNAEWLKHFHSQVAEIDEVVDFYRMAGVTDYLLRLVVHDIEGYDAVYKRLIEIPGIADISSSFAMERIKSTTALPLHQVGK; encoded by the coding sequence GTGGACAAGTTCGACCGCGCTCTTCTCGCGCTGCTACAGCAGGACTGCACCCAGCCGCTAGGTGAGATCGCCGAGCGCGTCGGCTTGAGCAATACGGCCTGCTGGCGACGCATTCAGAAGCTTGAGGAAAGCGGCGTGATCGGCGCGCGCGTGGCCCTGCTCGATCCGCGCAAGATCGGTGTGGCGGTCACGGTGTTCGCCTTCGTGCGCACCAATCAGCACAACGCCGAATGGCTCAAGCACTTCCACAGCCAGGTGGCGGAGATCGACGAGGTGGTCGATTTCTATCGCATGGCGGGCGTCACCGATTACCTGCTGCGCCTGGTAGTGCACGACATCGAGGGCTACGACGCCGTGTACAAGCGCCTGATCGAGATTCCCGGCATCGCCGATATCAGCTCCAGCTTTGCCATGGAACGGATCAAATCGACCACGGCGTTGCCGCTTCATCAGGTGGGTAAGTGA
- a CDS encoding cysteine desulfurase family protein — protein MPELYFDYAATTPIDDAVIQDMLACMGRDVVFGNPASASHSFGQRARLAVEKARKQVAALVGTTADRLVWTSGATESNNLALKGVAALADGRRHIITSRLEHKAVLDTAGQLEREGFEVTWLQPDANGIIQPEAVAAALRDDTLLVSLMLINNELGTLTDIAAVGELVRQRGALFHVDAAQATGKVAIDLSALPVDLMSFSAHKTYGPKGIGALYVGERARSLIQAQIHGGGHEQGLRSGTLATHQIVGMGSAFALAGELMGEENTRIAHLCAQLREGLLALPGVRLNGCAENRVPHTLNLCIDHPWFDAENLLGTLAFSSTSACNSASSAPSHVLLALGLDDTQAYRSIRLSLGRYTTLADVEQAIDAIRRCLPE, from the coding sequence ATGCCAGAACTGTATTTCGATTACGCCGCTACCACCCCCATCGACGACGCGGTCATTCAGGACATGCTGGCGTGCATGGGCCGTGACGTAGTGTTCGGCAACCCGGCGTCCGCCTCGCATTCCTTTGGGCAGCGTGCTCGTCTTGCGGTCGAGAAGGCCCGCAAGCAGGTGGCGGCGCTGGTGGGCACCACTGCGGATCGTCTGGTTTGGACGTCCGGGGCGACCGAATCGAACAACCTGGCGCTCAAGGGCGTAGCCGCGCTGGCTGATGGCCGCCGGCACATCATCACCAGCCGCCTCGAGCACAAGGCCGTGCTGGATACCGCCGGACAACTGGAACGCGAAGGCTTCGAAGTGACCTGGCTGCAGCCCGATGCCAACGGCATCATCCAGCCCGAGGCGGTCGCGGCAGCCTTGCGTGACGACACCCTGCTGGTCTCGCTGATGCTGATCAACAACGAACTCGGTACGCTGACCGATATCGCCGCGGTGGGGGAGTTGGTTCGTCAGCGCGGCGCGCTGTTCCATGTGGACGCCGCCCAGGCTACCGGCAAGGTGGCCATCGACCTGTCCGCCTTGCCGGTGGATCTGATGTCCTTTTCCGCCCACAAGACCTATGGTCCCAAAGGCATTGGCGCTCTTTACGTCGGTGAGCGCGCGCGCTCGTTGATCCAGGCACAGATTCACGGTGGCGGGCATGAGCAGGGGCTGCGCTCCGGCACCCTGGCCACCCACCAGATCGTCGGCATGGGCAGCGCCTTCGCCCTTGCTGGCGAGCTGATGGGCGAAGAAAACACGCGCATTGCTCACCTTTGCGCGCAACTGCGCGAAGGGCTGCTGGCGCTACCCGGCGTGCGCCTCAACGGCTGCGCCGAGAACCGTGTGCCGCATACCCTCAACCTGTGCATCGACCATCCCTGGTTCGATGCCGAGAACCTGTTGGGCACGCTGGCGTTCTCGTCCACCTCGGCCTGCAATTCGGCCAGCAGTGCGCCGTCCCATGTGCTGCTGGCGCTCGGCCTCGATGACACCCAGGCGTATCGCAGCATCCGCCTGAGCCTCGGCCGATACACCACGCTCGCCGACGTTGAGCAGGCCATCGATGCCATTCGCCGCTGTCTGCCTGAATGA
- a CDS encoding MBL fold metallo-hydrolase: protein MSTLEEDALQIESFFDTQTSTFSYLVHAGAGSACAVIDPLLGYDVESGVLDSAPADALLRAIEARHLQVQWILETHIHADHLTAAAYLRERSGGRVAAGRDIGEVQRTFQARFQLPEDYCRASGQFDHLFAADEDFTIGALSARALHVPGHTPADTAFLIEERHVFVGDTLFQPDIGTARCDFPGGSAAQLYRSIRRLLELPGDTRLFMCHDYPQDRAPRAWCSVEEQRLHNQHMHQGVSAAQFIEWREERDAGLEPPRLLIPALLWNLRAGVLPDGEVAGVRFRWAAG from the coding sequence ATGAGCACGCTGGAAGAGGACGCGCTGCAGATCGAAAGTTTCTTCGATACGCAGACGTCGACGTTCAGCTATCTCGTGCACGCTGGAGCCGGCAGCGCCTGTGCGGTGATCGATCCGCTGCTTGGCTACGACGTCGAGTCCGGTGTGCTCGACAGTGCGCCGGCGGATGCCCTGTTACGGGCGATAGAGGCCAGGCACCTGCAGGTGCAGTGGATTCTGGAAACCCATATCCATGCCGATCACCTCACTGCCGCTGCCTATCTGCGTGAGCGCAGCGGTGGGCGGGTCGCTGCCGGGCGAGATATTGGCGAGGTGCAACGCACCTTCCAGGCGCGCTTCCAGCTGCCTGAGGATTACTGCCGGGCGAGCGGCCAGTTCGACCACCTGTTCGCCGCCGACGAAGACTTCACCATTGGTGCTCTGTCGGCCCGAGCGCTGCATGTGCCCGGGCATACGCCTGCCGACACGGCCTTTCTGATCGAGGAACGGCACGTGTTCGTCGGCGACACCCTGTTCCAGCCGGACATCGGCACGGCACGCTGCGACTTCCCAGGCGGCAGTGCTGCCCAGCTGTATCGCTCCATTCGGCGTCTGCTCGAGCTGCCGGGTGACACCCGCCTGTTCATGTGCCACGACTATCCACAGGATCGCGCGCCACGGGCCTGGTGCTCCGTTGAGGAGCAGCGCCTGCATAACCAGCACATGCATCAAGGCGTCAGTGCCGCGCAGTTCATCGAATGGCGTGAAGAGCGCGATGCAGGCCTGGAACCACCCAGGTTGCTGATCCCCGCTCTGCTGTGGAATCTTCGCGCAGGCGTCCTACCCGACGGCGAAGTGGCTGGCGTGCGTTTTCGCTGGGCGGCCGGCTGA
- a CDS encoding c-type cytochrome, whose protein sequence is MKSTPRSLLLKLLVIGLLLAALAWLASIALNRSGDASAQLSQPVIPALISQGEYLARAGDCVACHTSRGGKAFAGGLGIESPIGTIYSTNITPDKQTGIGDWTYGEFERAIRRGVGHDGSALYPAMPYPSYAKVSDADMQALYAYFMQGVQPVEQANQANDIPWPLSIRWPLAYWRTLFSPSPESAAEALKVTTSDADAQIARGAYLVQGLGHCGSCHTPRALTMQEKGLDESAPDYLSGAELNDWAVTSLRGMPHWSQEEIVDYLGTGRNAKASVAGEMTDVVANSTSHMSDDDLHAMAAYLKSLAADSQPATAHQPQRSEATTRKLTAATDLTLGERLYLDNCGACHFVAGDGAPRVFPRLDGASVINAENPSALLHVILAGAQTPSTARAPSILPMPGFADRMDDAEVAELATFLRQGWSNDAPAVSAEQVSKVRASLASEHVGEKELAPSEE, encoded by the coding sequence ATGAAATCCACACCCCGTTCTCTGCTCCTCAAGCTGCTGGTCATCGGTCTGCTGCTCGCCGCACTGGCCTGGCTGGCCAGCATCGCCCTGAACCGCTCGGGCGACGCCTCGGCGCAGCTCAGCCAGCCCGTCATCCCGGCATTGATCAGCCAGGGCGAGTACCTGGCGCGTGCCGGTGACTGCGTGGCCTGCCATACCAGCCGCGGCGGCAAGGCCTTCGCTGGCGGCCTCGGGATCGAGTCGCCGATCGGCACCATCTACTCCACCAACATCACCCCGGACAAACAGACCGGGATCGGTGACTGGACCTATGGCGAGTTCGAACGTGCCATTCGCCGCGGCGTTGGCCACGACGGCAGCGCGCTGTACCCGGCGATGCCCTACCCGTCCTACGCCAAGGTCTCGGATGCCGACATGCAGGCGCTGTACGCCTACTTCATGCAGGGCGTGCAGCCGGTGGAACAGGCCAACCAAGCCAACGACATACCCTGGCCATTGTCGATCCGCTGGCCTCTGGCCTATTGGCGCACGCTGTTCTCGCCATCGCCGGAGTCCGCTGCCGAGGCGCTGAAAGTCACAACCAGCGATGCCGATGCGCAGATCGCCCGCGGTGCCTACCTGGTGCAGGGCTTGGGCCACTGCGGCTCCTGCCATACGCCACGGGCGCTGACCATGCAGGAGAAGGGCCTCGATGAAAGTGCGCCCGACTACCTGAGCGGCGCCGAGCTCAACGACTGGGCCGTGACCTCGCTGCGCGGCATGCCGCACTGGTCACAGGAGGAAATCGTCGACTACCTGGGTACGGGCCGTAACGCCAAGGCCTCGGTGGCCGGCGAGATGACCGACGTGGTGGCCAACAGCACCTCGCACATGTCGGACGACGACCTGCACGCCATGGCGGCCTACCTGAAGTCCCTCGCCGCCGACAGCCAGCCGGCCACCGCCCATCAGCCCCAGCGCAGCGAGGCGACCACCCGCAAGCTGACGGCGGCCACCGACCTGACCCTCGGCGAGCGTCTGTATCTGGACAACTGCGGCGCCTGTCACTTCGTGGCGGGTGACGGCGCGCCTCGAGTGTTCCCACGCCTGGACGGTGCTTCGGTGATCAACGCGGAAAACCCCAGCGCCCTGCTGCACGTGATCCTCGCCGGTGCGCAAACGCCATCGACGGCACGCGCACCTTCGATCCTGCCGATGCCGGGCTTCGCCGATCGCATGGACGACGCCGAGGTCGCCGAACTGGCCACCTTCCTGCGTCAGGGCTGGTCGAACGACGCGCCTGCAGTATCTGCCGAGCAGGTCAGCAAGGTACGCGCCTCGCTGGCTAGCGAGCATGTAGGCGAAAAGGAACTGGCGCCGAGCGAGGAGTAG
- a CDS encoding GMC family oxidoreductase: MSDITNDEVDVVVVGLGWTGSLMSIELAQAGLKVRALERGEDRNNADFAYPKPADQYAYAVRNKVMVSPKDGALTVRHNSHSTALPTRKWGAFVPGTGVGGSGLHWTGVLIRPTPTDIKLKTYADQAYGKGILQDDMRIGDYPFTWDEIEPYLDKFDKICGLSGNTGNLQGRIIEGGDPFEGPRSSPFPLPALEDTLNNKLFADAARKLGYHPFPNPSANVSRAWTNPYGNQIAPCNYCGYCSKYPCLNYSKASPQTAVMDSLKRLENFSYRTRANVLRVELHADGKTARGVTYADEHGNTVFQPAKIVVLAGFQFVNVRLMLLSGIGKPYDPVTETGTIGRDYAYLSVGGSTLFFKDKQFNPFATAGATGQMFNDISPGNYDGPSLGFIGGAKIHSSQATGTPIGTALPGGTPAWGQGWKDGMTDWYGHSMKVSISTGCMSYRGHYLDLDPTYKDPWGQPLLRITFDWKENELKLQQYLRGIVQNITRELGPDSVSESFLAMDSHWDITKYVSTHNVGGAVMGDNPKTSALNRYLQSWDVHNVFVPGGNAFPQNFQANPTALIGALTLFAAQAIKDQYLKNPGPLVQA; this comes from the coding sequence ATGTCAGACATTACCAATGACGAAGTCGATGTCGTCGTAGTCGGCCTGGGTTGGACCGGCTCCTTGATGAGCATCGAACTGGCCCAGGCGGGTTTGAAAGTACGCGCTCTGGAGCGTGGGGAAGATCGCAACAATGCCGACTTCGCCTACCCCAAGCCTGCTGACCAGTACGCCTACGCGGTACGCAACAAGGTCATGGTCAGTCCCAAGGATGGCGCCCTGACGGTGCGCCACAACAGCCACAGCACCGCCCTGCCGACCCGCAAGTGGGGCGCCTTCGTGCCCGGCACCGGCGTGGGTGGCTCGGGCCTGCACTGGACCGGCGTACTGATCCGCCCGACGCCGACCGACATCAAGCTCAAGACCTACGCCGACCAGGCCTACGGCAAGGGCATCCTGCAGGACGACATGCGCATCGGTGACTACCCGTTCACCTGGGACGAGATCGAGCCCTACCTCGACAAGTTCGACAAGATCTGCGGGCTGTCGGGCAATACCGGCAACCTGCAGGGCCGCATCATCGAAGGCGGCGACCCGTTCGAAGGGCCGCGCTCCAGTCCGTTCCCGTTGCCGGCGCTGGAAGACACGCTCAACAACAAGCTGTTCGCCGACGCCGCGCGCAAGCTCGGCTATCACCCGTTTCCCAACCCGTCGGCCAACGTCTCGCGCGCCTGGACCAACCCCTACGGTAACCAGATCGCGCCGTGCAACTACTGCGGCTACTGCAGCAAGTACCCCTGCCTGAACTACTCCAAGGCTTCGCCGCAAACGGCGGTGATGGACTCCCTCAAACGCCTGGAAAACTTCTCCTACCGCACGCGGGCCAACGTTCTGCGCGTCGAGCTGCATGCCGATGGCAAGACCGCACGTGGCGTCACCTACGCCGACGAACACGGCAACACGGTGTTCCAGCCGGCGAAGATCGTCGTGCTGGCCGGCTTCCAGTTCGTCAACGTGCGCCTGATGCTGCTCTCCGGAATCGGCAAGCCTTACGACCCGGTTACCGAGACAGGCACCATCGGCCGCGATTACGCCTACCTCAGCGTCGGCGGCTCGACCCTGTTCTTCAAGGACAAGCAGTTCAATCCGTTCGCCACGGCCGGCGCCACCGGGCAGATGTTCAACGACATCTCGCCGGGCAACTACGACGGCCCTTCGCTGGGTTTCATCGGCGGCGCCAAGATTCACAGCTCGCAGGCCACCGGCACGCCGATCGGCACCGCGCTGCCAGGCGGCACACCGGCCTGGGGCCAGGGCTGGAAAGACGGCATGACCGACTGGTACGGCCACTCCATGAAGGTGAGCATTTCCACCGGCTGCATGTCCTACCGCGGCCACTACCTGGATCTCGATCCCACCTACAAGGATCCATGGGGCCAGCCACTGCTGCGCATCACCTTCGACTGGAAGGAGAACGAGCTGAAGCTGCAGCAATACCTGCGCGGCATCGTGCAGAACATCACCCGCGAGCTGGGGCCGGACAGCGTCTCCGAGAGCTTCCTGGCGATGGATTCGCACTGGGACATCACCAAGTACGTGTCCACCCACAACGTGGGCGGCGCCGTGATGGGCGACAACCCGAAAACCAGCGCGCTCAACCGCTACCTGCAGAGCTGGGACGTGCACAACGTCTTCGTGCCGGGCGGTAACGCCTTTCCGCAGAACTTCCAGGCCAACCCCACGGCCCTGATCGGTGCACTGACCCTGTTCGCCGCCCAGGCCATCAAGGATCAGTACCTGAAGAACCCCGGCCCACTGGTGCAGGCATGA
- a CDS encoding gluconate 2-dehydrogenase subunit 3 family protein, with the protein MLLSKPTSRRKFLLSSLIALPALGVTIKGLSAASAAEMIAPALDSYTPTFFSATEWTFMMAACDRLIPAGGKAPGALETNVPVFMDQQLASDLGSEIYLEGPFDLAAPATLGYQIPYLPQQIYRNGIKAVDAWCQDAHHDRFALLDATTQNSVLKKLEAGEVDFAAFGEEVLGSKLFFSEMLSLSQQGYLSDPIYGGNKGMKAWIAIGFPGARASYLEWVAQHNVKYPLGPVSLNGDRG; encoded by the coding sequence ATGTTGTTGTCCAAACCCACTTCGCGACGGAAGTTTCTGCTTTCCTCGCTGATCGCCCTCCCCGCGCTGGGCGTGACCATCAAAGGCCTGAGCGCAGCCTCCGCTGCAGAGATGATCGCGCCAGCACTCGACAGCTACACACCGACCTTTTTCAGTGCCACCGAGTGGACTTTCATGATGGCCGCCTGTGACCGTCTGATTCCCGCTGGCGGCAAAGCGCCTGGGGCCCTGGAAACCAACGTCCCGGTCTTCATGGATCAGCAGCTGGCCAGCGACCTGGGTAGCGAAATCTACCTCGAGGGCCCCTTCGACCTCGCCGCGCCAGCGACCCTCGGCTACCAGATTCCCTACCTGCCGCAGCAGATCTATCGCAACGGCATCAAGGCCGTGGATGCCTGGTGCCAGGACGCCCACCACGACCGCTTCGCCCTGCTCGATGCCACGACGCAGAACAGCGTGCTGAAAAAGCTCGAAGCCGGTGAAGTCGACTTCGCGGCCTTCGGCGAAGAGGTGCTCGGCTCCAAGCTGTTCTTCAGCGAAATGCTGTCGCTCTCCCAGCAGGGCTACCTGTCCGACCCGATCTACGGCGGCAACAAGGGCATGAAGGCGTGGATCGCCATCGGCTTTCCGGGCGCCCGTGCCAGCTACCTGGAATGGGTCGCCCAGCACAACGTCAAGTACCCCCTCGGGCCGGTCAGCCTCAACGGCGACCGCGGCTGA
- a CDS encoding MFS transporter, with the protein MTSRSKLPATVYLLGATIFSLVTAEFMVAGMMPALAEAFSVSLAQVGNLIALYALGMALGGPPVTLLLLSRGISNKHALIGLLTVYVAAGALAAAAPSYLVLALARIIMGVASAACIGLCMTVCAAMVEQAARGRAISVVLAGLMLSPVAGVPLTAWVEQHYGWRASSWVVVALALICTALAAMRLPSSSPGGEAGLNRQLASLNNRSLWGAYLTSGLIIGATFAAFSYCAPILIHEVGVEPAHVAPLLALYGVANLLGNMIVGRFADRHTFTALGWGLTLLVLALTGFALAGDQVWLNLACFIALGMTGVALNPAMVARVMKAAESGALVNTLHTSVITAGLALGSWAGGAAIEAGYGLRAPLWVGAGLALLGLLSLVRPVAANRQARACA; encoded by the coding sequence ATGACCAGCCGCTCCAAACTACCCGCTACCGTCTACCTGCTGGGGGCCACGATCTTCTCGTTGGTCACCGCCGAATTCATGGTCGCCGGGATGATGCCCGCCCTGGCCGAGGCCTTTTCGGTCAGCCTGGCGCAGGTCGGCAATCTGATCGCCCTGTACGCTCTGGGCATGGCCCTCGGTGGCCCGCCGGTGACCCTTCTGCTGCTCTCGCGCGGTATCAGCAACAAGCACGCGCTGATCGGCCTGCTGACCGTCTACGTGGCGGCCGGTGCGCTGGCCGCAGCTGCGCCGAGTTACCTGGTATTGGCGCTGGCACGGATCATCATGGGGGTGGCCAGCGCTGCCTGCATCGGCCTGTGCATGACGGTTTGCGCCGCGATGGTCGAACAGGCGGCGCGCGGCAGGGCCATCTCGGTAGTGTTGGCAGGCCTGATGCTTTCTCCGGTCGCAGGCGTGCCGCTAACCGCCTGGGTCGAGCAGCATTACGGCTGGCGTGCCAGCTCCTGGGTCGTGGTGGCGCTTGCGCTGATCTGTACCGCCCTGGCTGCCATGCGCCTGCCGTCCAGCTCGCCAGGCGGCGAGGCCGGTCTGAATCGACAGCTGGCCTCGCTGAACAACCGCAGCCTGTGGGGCGCCTACCTCACCAGCGGGCTGATCATCGGTGCCACCTTCGCGGCATTCAGCTACTGCGCGCCCATCCTGATTCATGAAGTAGGCGTCGAGCCTGCGCACGTGGCCCCGCTGCTGGCGCTTTACGGCGTCGCCAACCTGCTGGGCAACATGATCGTCGGGCGTTTTGCCGATCGGCATACCTTCACTGCGCTGGGCTGGGGCCTGACCCTGCTGGTGCTCGCCTTGACGGGCTTTGCCCTGGCTGGCGATCAGGTTTGGCTGAACCTGGCCTGCTTCATCGCCCTCGGCATGACCGGCGTGGCACTCAACCCGGCGATGGTCGCGCGGGTGATGAAGGCCGCCGAGTCCGGGGCGCTGGTCAACACCCTGCACACTTCGGTGATCACCGCCGGGCTGGCGCTGGGAAGTTGGGCCGGCGGTGCCGCCATCGAAGCGGGATATGGCCTGCGCGCGCCACTGTGGGTCGGCGCTGGATTGGCGCTGTTGGGCCTGCTCAGCCTGGTGCGCCCGGTGGCAGCAAACAGGCAGGCACGCGCTTGCGCCTGA
- a CDS encoding OsmC family protein, which produces MADKLHTYDVLVTWTGNQGTGTSSYRGYSRAHSIQAQGKSPIDGSSDPSFRGDPARWNPEELLVASLSACHKLWYLGLCAEAGIVVTAYEDNAQGVMLEQGDGAGQFTSVVLRPKVVLASGSDIERARALHHAAHEKCFIARSMNFPVSHQPELSISPDS; this is translated from the coding sequence ATGGCAGACAAGCTGCACACCTACGACGTTCTGGTTACCTGGACGGGTAATCAGGGCACGGGCACATCGTCTTACCGTGGCTACAGCCGTGCGCACAGCATCCAGGCACAGGGCAAAAGCCCGATCGATGGTTCGTCCGACCCGAGCTTTCGTGGTGACCCGGCGCGCTGGAATCCGGAAGAACTGCTGGTCGCGTCTCTGTCCGCCTGCCACAAGCTCTGGTACCTCGGCTTGTGTGCCGAAGCCGGAATCGTGGTCACGGCCTACGAGGACAACGCCCAGGGAGTCATGCTCGAGCAGGGCGATGGCGCGGGCCAGTTCACCTCGGTGGTGTTGCGGCCCAAGGTGGTTCTGGCTTCGGGTTCCGATATCGAGCGAGCCAGAGCGTTGCATCACGCGGCACATGAAAAATGCTTCATCGCCCGCTCGATGAACTTCCCGGTCAGCCACCAGCCGGAGCTGTCGATCAGCCCGGACAGCTGA